In Candidatus Nitronauta litoralis, one DNA window encodes the following:
- a CDS encoding sigma-70 family RNA polymerase sigma factor encodes MSENADLVCNSGYFKIQSSCWYLLEKFATNIGEGSSEEARKHLLPHLDLIFRCAYRMTGRRQDAEDLSQETYYFAFKNFEQLKDQAKAKSWLFSILRNLFLKEIEKTKKKTFLEFDSISSALGGKTNIEQEFLDNETANSIREVLETLEPRLKLPIKMFYFEKKSYKEIASTMDLPMGTVMSRIARAKVNLKRKLSRNGKLNI; translated from the coding sequence ATGTCTGAAAATGCAGATTTGGTTTGCAACTCAGGCTATTTCAAAATTCAAAGTTCATGCTGGTATCTTTTGGAAAAATTCGCCACAAATATTGGAGAGGGTTCCTCTGAGGAAGCCCGAAAGCACTTACTGCCTCATCTGGATTTGATTTTCAGGTGCGCCTACAGAATGACAGGTAGGAGGCAGGATGCTGAAGATCTTTCCCAGGAGACTTATTATTTTGCCTTTAAGAATTTTGAGCAACTTAAGGATCAAGCCAAAGCTAAAAGCTGGCTTTTTTCCATATTAAGAAACCTGTTTTTAAAAGAGATCGAAAAAACAAAAAAGAAAACATTTCTTGAATTTGATTCTATTAGCAGCGCTCTCGGGGGCAAAACCAATATCGAACAGGAGTTTCTGGACAATGAAACCGCGAACTCCATCCGAGAAGTGCTTGAAACTCTGGAACCCCGCCTGAAACTCCCCATTAAAATGTTTTACTTTGAGAAAAAATCCTACAAAGAGATCGCTTCGACTATGGACTTGCCTATGGGCACTGTCATGTCCCGCATAGCCCGCGCCAAAGTCAACTTGAAAAGAAAACTGTCCAGAAATGGCAAGCTAAATATATAG
- a CDS encoding esterase-like activity of phytase family protein has product MLLGGLLLSTLLFPTSLPASENQDPGSLFKRGEVFQRISNFPVYLNNSDPDKETAAEIIKVTEDGNTLIYTDSPGEVLGFVDITNPRQPQPLGTLPVEGEPTSVSVAGNLALVGVNTSQDFTQPSGFLAVVDVLQRRIIRKIPLAGQPDSVAVGPRKRFLAIAIENERDEDLVVNGVEGGLPQLPAGLLQVIRLRGPVEDWEVKDVLLTGLSDLAPADPEPEFVSINRSGIAAVTLQENNHIVLVSLSRLRVMRDFPAGTVDLKDIDTLEEDVIKLTGSLSDVPREPDAIAWLGNFWVVTANEGDLNGGSRGFSIFTRNGKVLFDSGNQIEHLAVTHGHYPESRSENKGTEPEGVEVGRYGNRYFIFVGSERGNFVSVYHARLGRKPEFLQLLPTGIGPEGLLAIPERKLLVVAAENDEPGGIRSMISLYQLEKGPVDYPTIVSGKDASGLPIPWGALSALAADRNDSNRLFTVHDSFYKESKLYSLDVSQKPAKITSSITLLKNGSKVAYDLEGLVQRTDGSFWAVSEGKIGVADNLLIKISPTGNILEEISLPASVNALAKNHGFEGVAATESDGEERVFVAFQREWEGDPAGLARVGEYSPSTGDWRFFYYPLDAPASPAGGWVGLSEIVAMDEVTFLVIERDNKGGPDATIKKIYEFSIQGLTSQPQGGAFPVVSKILRRDLLPDLESANGWVLDKVEGLVVGSDGNAYAVTDNDGVEDATGETQFLWLETLEQK; this is encoded by the coding sequence ATGTTGCTGGGGGGGCTGCTTCTCTCTACCTTGCTGTTCCCAACGAGTTTGCCAGCTTCAGAAAATCAAGATCCGGGAAGTTTGTTTAAAAGAGGCGAGGTCTTTCAGCGTATTTCCAACTTTCCAGTGTATTTGAATAACAGCGATCCTGATAAGGAAACGGCTGCCGAAATAATCAAAGTGACAGAAGATGGAAATACCCTGATCTATACCGATAGTCCGGGAGAGGTTCTGGGTTTTGTGGACATCACCAATCCCAGGCAGCCTCAACCTCTGGGAACTCTCCCGGTTGAGGGGGAACCCACCTCGGTTTCTGTGGCAGGAAACCTTGCATTGGTAGGTGTAAATACCTCCCAGGACTTTACACAACCTTCAGGTTTTTTGGCTGTGGTGGATGTTTTGCAACGCAGGATAATCCGCAAAATTCCTCTGGCAGGGCAGCCAGATTCAGTTGCAGTGGGCCCAAGAAAAAGATTTTTAGCAATAGCCATCGAAAATGAGCGGGATGAGGATCTCGTCGTGAATGGCGTTGAAGGAGGACTTCCTCAATTGCCGGCAGGCCTGCTTCAGGTCATTCGCCTGAGGGGACCTGTGGAAGACTGGGAAGTCAAGGATGTTCTCCTGACGGGGCTTTCTGATCTTGCGCCTGCAGACCCTGAACCGGAATTTGTTTCGATTAATCGATCTGGCATTGCCGCGGTGACTCTTCAGGAGAACAATCATATTGTTTTGGTAAGCCTGAGTCGTTTGAGGGTAATGAGAGACTTCCCTGCCGGTACGGTGGATTTAAAAGACATCGATACTTTGGAAGAGGATGTGATCAAGCTTACTGGATCGCTCTCGGATGTTCCCCGGGAACCAGATGCCATTGCCTGGCTGGGTAATTTCTGGGTTGTTACGGCAAATGAAGGGGATCTGAATGGTGGGAGCCGTGGATTTTCCATTTTTACACGAAATGGGAAGGTTCTGTTTGACTCCGGAAACCAGATCGAACACCTTGCGGTTACCCATGGCCACTATCCTGAAAGCAGGTCCGAAAATAAAGGCACGGAACCGGAAGGTGTGGAGGTGGGTCGATATGGAAACCGTTATTTTATTTTTGTAGGTTCTGAGAGAGGAAACTTTGTTTCCGTATATCACGCACGACTGGGGCGTAAGCCCGAATTCCTTCAGTTGCTTCCTACAGGAATCGGGCCCGAGGGGTTACTGGCAATACCGGAACGAAAACTTCTTGTAGTAGCTGCTGAAAATGACGAGCCAGGTGGCATCCGCTCCATGATATCCCTTTACCAGTTGGAGAAAGGACCCGTTGATTACCCGACCATTGTTTCTGGCAAGGATGCTTCAGGACTCCCTATCCCCTGGGGTGCTCTTTCAGCCTTGGCAGCGGACCGGAATGATTCAAACCGTTTGTTTACGGTGCATGATAGTTTTTATAAGGAATCCAAACTGTATTCACTTGATGTAAGTCAAAAACCTGCAAAAATCACGAGCTCAATTACGTTGCTAAAAAATGGTTCTAAAGTGGCCTACGATTTGGAAGGATTGGTCCAGAGAACAGATGGCTCCTTTTGGGCGGTTTCAGAAGGAAAGATTGGTGTTGCGGACAACCTGCTAATAAAAATTTCTCCAACTGGAAACATTTTGGAAGAAATTTCTCTCCCGGCAAGTGTAAATGCTCTGGCCAAAAACCACGGGTTTGAGGGTGTTGCGGCGACGGAGAGTGATGGGGAAGAACGTGTATTTGTCGCTTTCCAGCGAGAATGGGAGGGTGATCCTGCTGGATTGGCGCGAGTTGGGGAATATTCTCCTTCTACTGGAGATTGGCGGTTCTTTTATTATCCGCTGGATGCTCCTGCCTCACCTGCGGGGGGATGGGTTGGTCTGTCAGAAATTGTTGCAATGGACGAGGTTACCTTTCTTGTAATTGAACGTGATAATAAAGGAGGTCCGGATGCAACAATTAAGAAAATTTATGAATTTTCTATTCAAGGTTTGACATCCCAGCCGCAAGGAGGGGCATTTCCAGTAGTTTCGAAAATACTCAGACGTGATCTTCTTCCTGATTTGGAGTCTGCAAATGGCTGGGTCCTGGATAAGGTAGAAGGGCTCGTTGTTGGCTCCGATGGGAATGCCTACGCAGTCACGGATAATGATGGTGTTGAGGATGCAACAGGCGAAACCCAGTTTCTTTGGCTGGAGACCTTGGAGCAAAAATAA
- a CDS encoding iron-containing redox enzyme family protein: protein MSQENTTSGSAEAIDFKKTEEQFDSLLRFKNLDEHLDKVGSVRESFEDVLEVAIAEAFCDEGDAQEANLFLHRILYRINRLKLFWYDDLSEYTNETSVYISSVRSKIESEWQEWESKKVDFESLKHQEFEATVRERVAEDLATKPDETGKYFRDQMSLEGYRHLLGIASLDGLVEASQLSRVLGGVGNKIQSMLTRILLEEYGGGRLAKKHSSFFSAMLVELGMNSEPEAYRDLAPWEVLANINHSFFLSERKRNFLRYVGALLYTEVSVPSAFENYLEAGKRLGLSDQAIGYWDLHIKEDQRHGQWMLEDVALPLADIYKENSWEILWGYDQQRLFSKRIGEAIVRSISEAELA, encoded by the coding sequence ATGTCTCAAGAGAACACCACAAGTGGTTCGGCAGAAGCAATAGATTTCAAGAAAACGGAAGAGCAGTTTGATTCTTTGCTGCGTTTTAAAAACCTCGATGAGCATCTGGATAAGGTGGGTTCGGTTCGAGAATCTTTTGAAGATGTGTTGGAGGTGGCAATTGCAGAAGCCTTTTGTGACGAAGGAGATGCGCAAGAGGCCAACCTGTTTCTTCACAGAATTTTATATCGAATAAATCGTCTCAAGCTCTTCTGGTATGACGACCTCAGTGAATACACGAATGAGACGTCTGTTTACATTTCTTCTGTCCGATCGAAGATCGAATCAGAGTGGCAGGAGTGGGAGTCAAAAAAGGTAGACTTTGAGTCTTTGAAACATCAGGAATTTGAAGCCACGGTACGTGAAAGGGTGGCCGAAGATCTTGCCACCAAACCAGATGAAACGGGAAAATATTTCAGGGATCAAATGTCTCTTGAGGGATATCGTCATTTACTGGGGATCGCCTCTCTGGACGGACTGGTGGAGGCAAGTCAACTTTCCCGGGTTTTAGGGGGAGTCGGTAACAAGATTCAATCGATGCTCACCCGGATTTTACTGGAAGAATATGGTGGGGGAAGGTTAGCTAAAAAACATTCATCCTTTTTTTCTGCCATGCTGGTGGAACTAGGCATGAACTCTGAGCCGGAGGCATACAGGGACCTCGCGCCCTGGGAAGTGCTTGCTAATATCAACCATAGTTTTTTCCTTAGCGAAAGGAAACGAAATTTTCTTCGCTATGTGGGAGCCTTGCTGTATACAGAAGTGTCTGTTCCTTCTGCTTTTGAAAACTACCTTGAAGCAGGGAAACGTTTGGGGCTGTCTGATCAGGCGATCGGTTATTGGGATTTACATATCAAAGAAGATCAGCGCCACGGTCAGTGGATGCTTGAAGACGTGGCTTTGCCGCTGGCAGATATTTATAAAGAAAACTCCTGGGAGATACTTTGGGGATATGATCAGCAACGGCTTTTCAGCAAACGAATCGGTGAAGCGATTGTCAGGTCAATAAGTGAAGCAGAATTGGCTTGA
- a CDS encoding bacteriohemerythrin, with amino-acid sequence MKTTFEPRGSALSLNKPVDKTGWTRRFFGNGNGKLMGSISGLKACLDNLDTNVFIADKNLTLVYMNTKAEKTCRVIEKEVFENFGVQIDNLLGGSIHRFHKDPKRVEAILENPANLPHCATFTFGNVSLKTQINAISATNKTVLGYIVNWEEVSKQLALEKEAEELRTNEQMRTKELQEKVDQILEVLNAAAEGDLTKQCSVVGKDAAGQVGEKLSRFLVDLRTQISAIGFNSGNITEAGGLLKEVSMQLTASAEETSAQVEVVSKATELVNQSVSSVAAGAEEMAVSIKEIAVNSTQAAQVTLDAVSKADETNQKVSRLEASSEKIGQVIKVINSIAEQTNLLALNATIEAARAGESGKGFAVVANEVKELANQTSQATGDIGGTIEEIQINTREATQAIEEIGTIIGNINDISSTIASAVEEQTATTNEMSRSLSEAARSSAEISENIKGVSQAAQETSGGSINIHKAAEDLTEISHILEQVVGKFTFKSESMTLMDWNDALSVNIQEIDNHHKRLINLINDVYRGIMLGHTEGSIHQTLDELVSFTQKHFAYEERLFGDHSYPDRDAHKAKHEELLSQVGDLANRYKSGEAGVGTRMMTFLKDWLVQHIMGTDQQYTSFLNNKGVV; translated from the coding sequence ATGAAAACCACTTTTGAGCCAAGAGGGTCGGCCTTGTCCCTAAACAAGCCTGTTGACAAAACCGGATGGACCCGACGTTTTTTCGGAAATGGGAATGGAAAGCTCATGGGTTCTATTTCAGGGCTTAAAGCCTGCCTCGACAACCTGGACACAAATGTTTTCATTGCAGATAAGAACCTGACGCTGGTCTACATGAACACTAAAGCAGAAAAAACCTGCCGAGTAATTGAAAAGGAGGTTTTTGAAAATTTTGGTGTTCAAATCGACAATCTCCTGGGGGGATCCATCCATCGCTTTCACAAGGATCCTAAAAGAGTAGAAGCGATTTTAGAAAATCCGGCAAATCTTCCACATTGCGCAACCTTCACCTTTGGAAACGTTTCTTTAAAAACCCAGATCAATGCAATATCGGCCACGAACAAAACGGTACTTGGTTATATCGTCAATTGGGAAGAGGTTTCAAAACAGCTGGCGCTTGAAAAAGAAGCCGAAGAATTGCGGACCAATGAACAAATGAGGACAAAAGAACTCCAGGAAAAAGTTGATCAAATCCTTGAAGTTCTTAACGCAGCCGCAGAAGGAGACCTCACGAAACAGTGCAGTGTTGTTGGCAAAGACGCTGCGGGACAGGTTGGAGAAAAACTCTCCAGGTTTCTCGTGGACCTTCGAACACAAATCTCTGCGATTGGGTTCAATTCGGGAAACATTACTGAAGCCGGGGGATTATTGAAAGAAGTCAGCATGCAGTTAACCGCAAGTGCAGAAGAGACCTCCGCCCAGGTGGAAGTGGTTTCCAAGGCAACAGAACTTGTCAATCAAAGTGTTTCAAGTGTTGCTGCAGGGGCAGAAGAAATGGCCGTCAGTATCAAGGAAATCGCAGTAAACTCCACACAGGCAGCGCAGGTCACACTCGATGCTGTGTCAAAGGCTGACGAAACCAATCAGAAAGTATCCCGACTTGAGGCCAGCAGCGAAAAAATCGGGCAAGTCATTAAAGTGATTAATTCAATTGCAGAGCAAACCAATTTGCTTGCGTTGAATGCAACAATTGAGGCAGCCCGGGCCGGGGAGTCTGGAAAGGGTTTTGCGGTTGTCGCGAACGAAGTCAAAGAATTGGCAAATCAAACTTCACAGGCAACCGGTGATATCGGAGGGACCATTGAGGAGATCCAGATCAATACGCGAGAGGCTACGCAGGCTATAGAAGAAATCGGAACTATCATTGGGAATATTAACGACATCTCTTCCACAATCGCCAGTGCAGTCGAAGAGCAAACCGCTACTACCAATGAAATGTCGAGAAGCCTTTCTGAAGCAGCCCGCTCTTCAGCAGAAATTTCTGAAAATATCAAGGGAGTTTCCCAAGCGGCTCAGGAAACCTCAGGAGGCTCTATCAACATTCACAAAGCGGCGGAAGATTTAACAGAAATCTCCCATATACTTGAACAGGTAGTGGGCAAGTTCACTTTTAAAAGCGAATCAATGACATTAATGGATTGGAACGATGCCTTAAGTGTGAACATACAGGAAATTGACAATCACCATAAAAGACTGATTAACCTGATCAACGATGTTTATCGTGGAATCATGCTGGGCCATACTGAAGGCTCAATTCATCAAACGCTTGACGAACTGGTCAGTTTCACGCAAAAACACTTTGCCTATGAAGAAAGGTTATTTGGCGATCACAGTTACCCGGACCGGGATGCTCATAAAGCAAAACACGAGGAGCTGCTCAGTCAGGTTGGAGACCTGGCAAACCGCTACAAATCAGGTGAAGCCGGAGTCGGAACGAGAATGATGACTTTTCTGAAGGACTGGCTGGTGCAACACATCATGGGAACGGACCAGCAATACACAAGTTTTCTGAATAACAAGGGAGTGGTTTAA
- a CDS encoding ferritin family protein — translation MLGPVCEQITDKEILDISLKIEREGQYFYEKLAELVPIPEIKDFLSHMAQEETRHERQFINLIAEKKGKDYGWDDNEELREAVEKLFQTDIFPDIDEWEREENPFPSVNEAIEFAIEAEMISMEFYRLLGEFCNNLEAKTVLAMLEKAEMEHLHYMKALHAKYSTP, via the coding sequence ATGCTCGGACCGGTTTGCGAACAGATTACAGACAAAGAAATTCTCGATATTTCCCTTAAAATTGAGCGGGAAGGCCAATATTTTTACGAAAAACTGGCTGAATTGGTCCCCATTCCTGAAATCAAGGATTTTCTTTCCCATATGGCGCAGGAGGAAACGCGCCATGAACGCCAATTCATTAATTTAATTGCTGAAAAAAAGGGGAAAGACTATGGCTGGGATGATAATGAAGAATTGCGCGAAGCTGTAGAAAAATTATTTCAGACTGATATTTTCCCAGATATTGATGAATGGGAAAGGGAGGAAAACCCTTTTCCTTCCGTAAATGAAGCTATTGAGTTTGCTATTGAGGCAGAAATGATTTCGATGGAGTTTTACAGGCTCCTGGGCGAATTTTGCAACAATTTAGAGGCTAAAACAGTTCTGGCTATGTTGGAAAAAGCAGAGATGGAACATCTCCACTATATGAAGGCACTACACGCAAAATACAGCACTCCCTAA
- a CDS encoding L-histidine N(alpha)-methyltransferase, whose amino-acid sequence MSFEIIDLSFDKNSPTNEISFAATVLEGLSKPEKQLPSWLIFDDKGSEIFSEIVKLENYHPAICEKNIIHTNRNIITDIVEANPLQLIELGAGDGEKTLPLIEHILNIDRRLHYIPIDISPGAIKNLVSRLKADQKDPSLKVTGVIGDYFDGLTKFSKNKAQTSLVLYLGLTLGNQDLSEAGIFLKRVSETLNRGDFMLTGFDLFSNPKLHYQIYNDPQGLFEKFNLHLLERINQELGGNFQIENFAQEGHYNWRTRSVESYVYSLKDQTVKIEALDKEFFFKQGEGLQTEQSYKFTLDEIKQLAEDNGFEIVKNLFETNNKFVNTIWRVL is encoded by the coding sequence ATGTCTTTTGAAATTATTGATTTAAGTTTTGATAAAAACTCACCTACCAATGAAATTTCTTTCGCAGCAACTGTTCTTGAGGGCTTGTCCAAACCAGAAAAACAACTGCCCTCATGGTTGATTTTCGATGACAAGGGAAGCGAAATATTTTCTGAAATAGTAAAACTTGAAAACTATCATCCTGCTATCTGCGAAAAGAACATAATTCACACAAACAGAAACATTATCACCGACATCGTTGAAGCCAATCCTCTTCAACTGATTGAATTAGGCGCGGGGGATGGAGAAAAAACCCTGCCTTTGATCGAACATATATTAAATATAGACCGTCGGCTTCACTATATTCCCATTGACATTTCCCCTGGCGCTATAAAAAACCTGGTTTCCAGACTGAAAGCTGATCAAAAGGACCCTTCCCTTAAAGTAACCGGGGTGATCGGAGATTATTTCGATGGCCTTACGAAGTTTTCCAAAAACAAAGCACAAACCAGCCTGGTTCTTTACCTCGGGTTGACCCTTGGCAATCAGGATTTATCTGAAGCAGGTATTTTTTTAAAACGTGTCTCAGAAACTTTGAACCGGGGTGACTTCATGCTGACCGGTTTTGATCTGTTCAGTAATCCAAAACTTCATTACCAGATTTACAATGACCCTCAAGGGCTATTCGAGAAATTCAATCTGCATCTCCTCGAAAGAATCAATCAGGAGCTTGGAGGCAATTTCCAAATTGAAAACTTTGCGCAGGAAGGACACTATAACTGGCGTACCCGGTCAGTAGAAAGCTACGTCTATAGCCTGAAAGACCAGACTGTGAAAATTGAAGCTTTGGACAAGGAATTCTTTTTTAAACAGGGGGAGGGCCTGCAAACTGAGCAATCCTACAAATTCACTTTGGACGAAATCAAACAACTTGCTGAGGACAATGGGTTTGAAATCGTGAAAAACCTGTTCGAAACCAATAATAAATTCGTCAATACAATCTGGCGGGTTTTATAA